A region from the Citrobacter koseri ATCC BAA-895 genome encodes:
- a CDS encoding DUF6387 family protein: MKSWVKMNSWTSDDTKAVKTWFDLDKYRKFENISINMLYHEIWARTYFFKPVIEEGMQKTVLKNYMQILDGDPFLIKGKHLNYMDAENKLYQPPYFFITTVDRIANISFDCMRKALFIRANTEQYKIDSTIENEYISEKIPEQFPTTIMLEIDLAGGSDDEIAEALRVSLPQWRKVKGVKPAPLDAVRFGYGAIKKLISYRIIPMLDLLAWSERKKVLLSDDRLSRLLYTDEDDDKAIRQGYHIRDADRPFAMKTVEIDFLRQFNFFINKNQHVKEMRVSDVMKLSDTD, translated from the coding sequence ATGAAATCTTGGGTAAAAATGAATAGTTGGACATCAGATGACACCAAAGCAGTGAAAACGTGGTTTGATTTGGACAAATATCGAAAGTTTGAAAACATTTCTATTAATATGCTTTACCATGAAATATGGGCGAGAACCTATTTTTTCAAACCAGTAATAGAAGAAGGAATGCAGAAAACAGTATTGAAAAATTATATGCAGATATTGGATGGTGATCCTTTTCTTATCAAAGGGAAGCACTTAAATTATATGGATGCCGAAAATAAATTATATCAACCCCCATACTTTTTTATTACTACTGTTGATCGAATAGCAAATATCAGTTTTGATTGTATGAGAAAGGCTTTATTCATTAGAGCAAATACAGAACAATATAAAATTGATTCCACTATTGAAAATGAATATATTTCCGAAAAAATTCCTGAACAGTTTCCTACTACGATTATGTTAGAAATCGATCTTGCGGGTGGAAGCGATGATGAGATAGCTGAGGCCCTGCGAGTATCATTACCACAATGGCGAAAAGTAAAAGGCGTTAAACCTGCACCACTTGATGCAGTCAGATTTGGTTATGGGGCAATAAAAAAATTAATTAGCTATCGAATTATCCCTATGCTTGATTTGCTCGCATGGTCAGAAAGAAAAAAAGTACTTCTGTCAGACGACAGATTATCTCGATTGCTATACACGGATGAAGATGATGATAAGGCGATTCGCCAAGGATATCATATAAGAGATGCTGATCGGCCTTTCGCAATGAAAACTGTAGAAATTGATTTTTTGAGACAATTTAACTTTTTTATTAATAAAAATCAGCATGTTAAAGAAATGAGGGTTTCGGATGTTATGAAACTGTCAGATACTGATTGA
- a CDS encoding tyrosine-type recombinase/integrase, with translation MALTDIKVRTTKPSDKPFKLTDGQGMHLLINPNGSKYWRLQYRFDGKQKVLALGVYPMVSLGEARRKRDEAKKLVSVGIDPSEKKKADKIEQSEALTFEAVARDWHTACKRKWSDSHSERVLKSMEDGLFTTIGKRKISELNTRDLLAPIKAVEASGRLEVASRLQQRTTAVMRYAVQNGLIDYNPAQEMAGAIAVAKRIHRPALPFERFSELLERIDNFKGRKLTKLAVKLTLLIFIRSSELRFARWSEIDFENAMWTIPGEREPLPGVKHSHRGSKMKTPHLVPLSRQALELLKAIREISGEFDLVFIGDHDFRKPMSENTVNKALRSMGYDTTVEVCGHGFRAMACSALIESGKWSRDAVERQMSHQERNSVRAAYIHKAEHLDERRLMLQWWADYLDETTKRRIAPFDFHN, from the coding sequence ATGGCTCTCACCGATATCAAAGTTAGGACTACCAAGCCCTCCGACAAACCTTTCAAACTCACAGATGGGCAGGGTATGCACCTGCTGATCAACCCCAATGGTTCAAAATACTGGCGACTTCAATACCGTTTCGATGGCAAACAGAAAGTTTTAGCATTGGGTGTTTATCCAATGGTCTCTCTTGGTGAAGCTCGCAGGAAACGAGATGAGGCCAAAAAGTTGGTATCTGTTGGTATTGATCCTTCTGAGAAGAAAAAAGCCGACAAGATCGAGCAAAGTGAAGCCCTGACATTCGAGGCTGTCGCAAGGGACTGGCATACTGCCTGTAAAAGGAAATGGTCTGATTCCCACAGCGAGAGAGTTCTAAAAAGCATGGAAGATGGTCTCTTTACTACTATTGGTAAAAGAAAAATATCCGAGCTTAATACCAGAGATCTTCTTGCCCCTATCAAGGCTGTTGAAGCTTCCGGCCGACTGGAAGTTGCTTCCCGACTACAGCAAAGGACGACGGCAGTAATGCGATATGCTGTCCAGAACGGGCTGATAGATTACAACCCTGCTCAGGAGATGGCAGGAGCTATTGCTGTAGCCAAAAGAATCCACAGGCCAGCTTTGCCATTCGAACGATTTTCAGAACTCTTAGAACGAATTGATAACTTCAAAGGTAGGAAACTCACGAAGTTAGCCGTAAAGCTGACATTGCTCATTTTTATCCGTTCCAGTGAACTCCGATTCGCAAGATGGTCGGAGATCGACTTTGAAAATGCGATGTGGACTATCCCTGGAGAACGCGAGCCATTGCCAGGAGTCAAACATTCCCATCGAGGTTCAAAAATGAAGACCCCACACCTCGTGCCGTTAAGTCGTCAGGCTTTAGAACTTCTAAAAGCCATCAGAGAAATCAGCGGCGAATTCGACCTTGTATTCATTGGCGATCATGATTTCAGAAAACCTATGAGCGAAAACACAGTGAACAAGGCGCTCAGGTCGATGGGTTATGACACAACCGTTGAGGTATGTGGGCATGGTTTTAGAGCGATGGCTTGTAGTGCTTTGATCGAGTCAGGAAAGTGGTCGAGAGATGCTGTTGAGAGGCAGATGAGCCATCAGGAGCGGAACTCCGTTCGTGCCGCATACATTCATAAAGCTGAGCATTTGGACGAGCGTAGGTTGATGTTGCAGTGGTGGGCTGATTATCTTGATGAAACAACTAAGAGAAGAATTGCACCTTTTGATTTTCATAACTAA
- the ahr gene encoding NADPH-dependent aldehyde reductase Ahr, with protein MSIIKSYAAKEAGSELELYEYDAGELKPEDVEVQVDYCGICHSDLSMIDNEWGFSQYPLVAGHEVIGRVVALGSAAQDKGLKVGQRVGIGWTARSCGHCDACISGNQINCLEGSVPTILNRGGFAEKLRADWQWVIPLPESIDIESAGPLLCGGITVFKPLLMHHVTATSRVGVIGIGGLGHIAIKLLHAMGCEVTAFSSSPAKEQEVLAMGADKVVNSRDPEALKALAGQFDLIINTVNVDLDWQPYFEALAYGGNFHTVGAVLKPLPVPAFTLIAGDRSISGSATGTPYELRKLMKFAGRSKVSPTTELFPMSQINEAIQHVRDGKARYRVVLQADF; from the coding sequence ATGTCTATTATAAAAAGCTATGCCGCAAAAGAGGCGGGCAGCGAACTTGAACTCTATGAATATGATGCGGGTGAACTCAAGCCGGAAGATGTTGAGGTACAGGTAGATTACTGCGGTATCTGCCACTCCGATCTGTCGATGATCGACAACGAATGGGGCTTTTCTCAGTATCCGCTGGTTGCCGGGCATGAGGTGATTGGCCGCGTCGTGGCACTCGGCAGCGCCGCGCAGGATAAAGGTCTGAAGGTAGGTCAACGCGTCGGGATTGGCTGGACGGCGCGCAGTTGCGGGCACTGCGATGCCTGTATCAGCGGCAATCAGATTAACTGTCTGGAAGGATCGGTGCCAACCATCCTCAATCGCGGCGGCTTTGCCGAGAAGCTGCGAGCAGACTGGCAATGGGTGATCCCGCTTCCAGAAAGCATCGATATTGAATCCGCAGGCCCTCTGCTGTGCGGCGGCATCACCGTCTTCAAACCGCTGCTGATGCACCACGTTACCGCCACCAGTCGCGTTGGGGTGATCGGTATCGGCGGCCTCGGCCATATCGCCATTAAGCTGCTACACGCGATGGGCTGCGAGGTTACCGCATTCAGCTCCAGCCCGGCCAAAGAACAGGAAGTGCTGGCGATGGGCGCCGATAAAGTGGTCAACAGCCGCGATCCAGAGGCGTTGAAAGCGCTGGCAGGTCAATTTGATCTCATCATCAACACCGTCAATGTCGATCTCGACTGGCAGCCTTACTTCGAAGCGCTGGCCTATGGCGGCAACTTCCACACCGTTGGCGCGGTGCTGAAGCCGCTACCGGTTCCGGCGTTTACCCTGATTGCAGGCGATCGCAGCATCTCCGGTTCGGCAACCGGTACGCCGTATGAACTGCGCAAGTTGATGAAATTTGCCGGGCGCAGCAAGGTCTCGCCGACGACCGAGCTGTTCCCGATGTCGCAAATCAACGAGGCCATCCAGCACGTTCGTGACGGTAAAGCTCGCTACCGTGTGGTACTGCAAGCCGACTTTTGA
- a CDS encoding helicase HerA-like C-terminal domain-containing protein, with product MSAPLLIARTLESELFLLPGMTNRHGLITGATGTGKTVTLQKLAESLSDIGVPVFMADVKGDLTGVAQEGEPSEKLLARLKNIGITDWQPHANPVVLWDIFGEKGHPLRATVSDLGPLLLARLLNLNEVQSGVLDIIFRIADDQGLLLLDFKDLRAITQYIGDNAKSFQNQYGNISSASVGAIQRGLLSLEQQGAAHFFGEPMLDIKDWMRTDANGKGIINILSAEKLYQMPKLYAASLLWMLSELYEQLPEAGDLEKPKLVFFFDEAHLLFNDAPQVLLDKIEQVIRLIRSKGVGVWFVSQNPSDIPDNVLGQLGNRVQHALRAFTPKDQKAVKAAAQTMRANPAFDTEKAIQELGTGEALISFLDAKGSPSVVERAMVIAPCSRMGPVTDDERNGLINHSSLYGKYEDEVDRESAYEMLQKGVQATTEQQNNPPAKGKEVTVDDGILGGLKEILFGSTGPRGGKRDGVVQSVAKSAARQVTNQIIRGMLGSLMGGRKR from the coding sequence ATGAGTGCACCCCTGTTAATTGCCCGCACGCTGGAAAGCGAACTGTTCCTGTTGCCGGGCATGACCAACCGTCACGGGCTGATTACCGGCGCAACCGGAACCGGCAAAACGGTTACCCTGCAAAAACTGGCTGAGTCCCTATCAGACATCGGCGTTCCGGTATTTATGGCGGATGTGAAAGGTGACTTAACCGGCGTCGCGCAGGAAGGCGAACCTTCTGAAAAACTGCTCGCACGGCTGAAAAATATCGGCATCACCGACTGGCAACCGCACGCTAATCCGGTGGTGCTGTGGGATATTTTTGGCGAAAAAGGTCATCCACTACGGGCGACCGTCTCCGATCTTGGGCCGCTATTGCTGGCTCGCCTGCTGAACCTGAACGAGGTGCAGTCCGGCGTGCTGGATATTATCTTCCGCATCGCCGATGACCAGGGGCTGTTGCTGCTGGACTTTAAAGACCTGCGGGCGATCACGCAGTATATCGGTGATAATGCCAAATCCTTCCAGAACCAGTATGGCAATATCAGCAGCGCATCGGTCGGGGCGATCCAGCGCGGGCTGCTGTCGCTGGAACAGCAAGGCGCGGCGCACTTCTTCGGCGAACCGATGCTGGACATCAAAGACTGGATGCGTACCGATGCCAACGGCAAAGGTATTATCAACATCCTTAGCGCCGAAAAACTCTACCAGATGCCCAAACTGTATGCTGCCAGCCTGCTGTGGATGCTCTCCGAACTGTATGAGCAACTGCCGGAAGCGGGCGATCTGGAGAAACCGAAGCTGGTGTTCTTCTTCGACGAAGCTCACCTGCTGTTCAACGACGCTCCGCAGGTGCTGCTGGATAAAATCGAACAGGTCATTCGCCTGATCCGCTCCAAAGGCGTGGGCGTCTGGTTCGTCTCACAGAACCCTTCCGATATCCCGGACAACGTGCTCGGTCAGCTAGGCAACCGCGTACAGCACGCCCTGCGCGCCTTCACCCCCAAAGATCAGAAAGCGGTGAAAGCCGCCGCGCAAACCATGCGGGCGAATCCGGCGTTTGATACCGAGAAAGCGATTCAGGAACTGGGCACCGGCGAGGCGCTGATCTCCTTCCTGGATGCCAAAGGCAGCCCGTCAGTGGTTGAACGAGCGATGGTCATCGCACCGTGCTCACGCATGGGGCCGGTGACGGACGATGAGCGTAACGGGCTTATCAATCACTCCTCGCTGTACGGCAAATATGAAGACGAAGTCGATCGCGAATCGGCGTATGAAATGCTGCAAAAAGGCGTTCAGGCCACCACCGAGCAGCAAAACAATCCGCCAGCAAAAGGCAAAGAAGTCACCGTTGATGACGGAATTCTTGGCGGGCTGAAAGAGATATTGTTTGGCAGTACCGGGCCACGCGGCGGCAAACGGGATGGTGTGGTGCAGAGCGTCGCCAAAAGCGCAGCGCGTCAGGTAACGAACCAAATTATCCGGGGGATGTTAGGTAGCCTGATGGGCGGTAGAAAACGCTAG
- the lptG gene encoding LPS export ABC transporter permease LptG, whose translation MQPFGVLDRYIGKTIFTTIMMTLFMLVSLSGIIKFVDQLKKAGQGSYDALGAGMYTLLSVPKDVQIFFPMAALLGALLGLGMLAQRSELVVMQASGFTRMQVALSVMKTAIPLVLLTMAIGEWVAPQGEQMARNYRAQAMYGGSLLSTQQGLWAKDGNNFVYIERVKGDEELAGISIYAFNDQRRLQSVRYAASAKFDADNKVWRLSQVDESDLKDPKQITGSQTVSGTWKTNLTPDKLGVVALDPDALSISGLHNYVKYLKSSGQDAGRYQLNMWSKIFQPLSVAVMMLMALSFIFGPLRSVPMGVRVVTGISFGFVFYVLDQIFGPLTLVYGIPPIIGALLPSASFFLISLWLMMRKS comes from the coding sequence ATGCAGCCGTTTGGTGTACTTGACCGCTATATCGGTAAAACCATTTTCACCACCATCATGATGACGTTGTTCATGCTGGTGTCGCTCTCCGGCATCATCAAGTTTGTTGACCAGCTCAAAAAAGCCGGGCAGGGGAGCTACGATGCGCTGGGCGCGGGGATGTATACCCTGCTCAGCGTGCCGAAAGATGTGCAGATTTTCTTCCCGATGGCGGCGCTGCTTGGTGCGCTGCTGGGGCTGGGGATGCTGGCGCAGCGCAGTGAACTGGTGGTGATGCAGGCTTCGGGTTTCACCCGGATGCAGGTGGCGCTGTCGGTGATGAAAACCGCCATTCCACTGGTGCTGTTGACAATGGCCATCGGTGAATGGGTCGCTCCGCAGGGCGAGCAGATGGCGCGTAACTACCGTGCGCAGGCAATGTACGGCGGTTCGTTGCTCTCTACTCAGCAAGGCCTGTGGGCGAAAGATGGCAACAATTTCGTCTATATCGAGCGGGTGAAGGGCGACGAAGAGCTGGCGGGCATTAGCATCTACGCCTTTAACGATCAGCGTCGCTTACAGTCAGTGCGTTATGCCGCGTCTGCGAAGTTCGACGCAGACAACAAGGTCTGGCGTCTGTCGCAGGTGGACGAGTCTGACCTGAAAGACCCGAAACAGATCACCGGTTCGCAGACCGTGAGTGGCACCTGGAAAACCAACCTCACGCCGGACAAACTGGGCGTGGTGGCGCTGGACCCGGATGCGCTCTCCATCAGCGGTTTGCATAACTATGTGAAGTATCTGAAGTCGAGCGGCCAGGACGCCGGACGTTATCAGCTCAATATGTGGAGTAAAATCTTCCAGCCGCTTTCCGTGGCGGTAATGATGTTGATGGCGCTGTCGTTCATTTTTGGCCCGCTGCGTAGCGTGCCGATGGGGGTGCGTGTGGTGACCGGGATCAGCTTTGGTTTCGTCTTCTACGTTCTGGACCAGATTTTCGGCCCGCTGACGCTGGTTTATGGCATTCCGCCGATTATCGGCGCGCTGCTGCCAAGCGCCTCGTTCTTCCTGATTAGCCTCTGGCTGATGATGCGTAAGTCGTAA
- the lptF gene encoding LPS export ABC transporter permease LptF, translated as MIIIRYLVRETLKSQLAILFILLLIFFCQKLVRILGAAVDGDIPANLVLSLLGLGVPEMAQLILPLSLFLGLLMTLGKLYTESEITVMHACGLSRAVLVKAAMVLALFTGVVAAVNVMWAGPWSSRHQDEVLAEAKANPGMAALAQGQFQQATNGSAVLFIESVDGSDFKDVFLAQIRPKGNARPSVVVADSGHLTQLRDGSQVVTLNKGTRFEGTALLRDFRITDFQNYQAIIGHQAVALDPNDTDQMDMRTLWQTDTNRARAELHWRITLVFTVFMMALMVVPLSVVNPRQGRVLSMLPAMLLYLLFFLLQTSLKSNGGKGKLDPVIWMWAVNLIYLALAVGLNLWDTVPVRRLRARLLRKGAV; from the coding sequence GTGATAATCATAAGATATCTGGTGCGGGAGACGCTCAAAAGCCAACTGGCGATTCTTTTCATCCTGCTTTTGATCTTCTTTTGTCAAAAGCTAGTGAGGATCCTCGGGGCGGCGGTTGACGGTGACATTCCGGCAAATCTGGTGCTCTCGCTACTGGGGCTGGGCGTGCCGGAAATGGCGCAGCTCATCCTGCCATTAAGCCTGTTCCTCGGGCTGTTGATGACGCTGGGCAAACTGTATACCGAAAGTGAAATAACGGTCATGCATGCCTGTGGTCTGAGCCGGGCTGTGCTGGTGAAGGCCGCGATGGTGCTGGCGCTGTTTACCGGCGTTGTCGCCGCTGTCAACGTCATGTGGGCGGGGCCCTGGTCATCCAGACACCAGGATGAGGTACTGGCGGAAGCAAAAGCCAATCCTGGCATGGCCGCGCTGGCGCAAGGGCAGTTCCAGCAGGCGACCAATGGCAGCGCCGTGCTGTTTATTGAAAGCGTTGACGGCAGCGATTTTAAAGATGTGTTCCTTGCGCAAATCCGCCCGAAAGGCAACGCCCGTCCTTCTGTGGTGGTGGCCGATTCTGGACATCTGACGCAATTGCGCGACGGCTCCCAGGTTGTGACGTTGAACAAAGGGACGCGCTTTGAAGGCACTGCCCTGCTGCGTGACTTCCGTATCACCGATTTCCAGAACTATCAGGCGATTATTGGTCATCAGGCCGTTGCGCTGGACCCGAACGATACCGATCAGATGGATATGCGCACGCTGTGGCAGACTGATACCAATCGCGCCCGTGCGGAACTGCACTGGCGTATTACGCTGGTATTCACCGTATTTATGATGGCGCTGATGGTTGTACCGCTGAGCGTGGTTAACCCGCGACAGGGGCGCGTGCTGTCGATGCTGCCGGCTATGCTGCTGTATCTGCTGTTCTTCCTCCTGCAAACCTCCCTGAAATCAAACGGCGGTAAGGGCAAACTGGACCCGGTTATCTGGATGTGGGCGGTCAACCTGATCTATCTGGCGTTGGCGGTTGGTCTGAACCTTTGGGATACGGTGCCGGTACGCCGCCTGCGCGCCCGTCTTCTGCGTAAAGGAGCGGTATAA
- the ytgA gene encoding protein YtgA, whose protein sequence is MSIIILATISTTQENK, encoded by the coding sequence CTGAGTATAATAATTTTAGCGACGATTTCGACGACTCAAGAGAATAAATGA
- the pepA gene encoding leucyl aminopeptidase, with amino-acid sequence MEFSVKSGSPEKQRSACIVVGVFEPRRLSPIAEQLDKISDGYISALLRRGELEGKPGQTLLLHHVPNVLSERILLIGCGKERELDERQYKQVIQKTINTLNDTGSMEAVCFLTELHVKGRNNYWKVRQAVETAKETLYSFDQLKTNKSEPRRPLRKMVFNVPTRRELTSGERAIQHGLAIAAGIKAAKDLGNMPPNICNAAYLASQARQLADSYSKNVITRVIGEQQMKELGMHSYLAVGHGSQNESLMSVIEYKGNPSEDARPVVLVGKGLTFDSGGISIKPAEGMDEMKYDMCGAAAVYGVMRMVAELQLPINVIGVLAGCENMPGGRAYRPGDVLTTMSGQTVEVLNTDAEGRLVLCDVLTYVERFEPEAVIDVATLTGACVIALGHHITGLMSNHNPLAHELISASEQAGDRAWRLPLGDEFQEQLESNFADIANIGGRPGGAITAGCFLSRFTRKYNWAHLDIAGTAWRSGKAKGATGRPVALLSQFLLNRAGFNGEE; translated from the coding sequence ATGGAGTTCAGTGTAAAAAGCGGTAGCCCGGAGAAACAGCGGAGTGCCTGCATCGTCGTGGGCGTCTTTGAACCACGCCGCCTTTCTCCGATTGCAGAACAGCTCGATAAAATCAGCGACGGGTACATCAGCGCCCTGCTGCGTCGTGGTGAACTGGAAGGAAAACCGGGGCAGACCCTGTTGCTGCACCATGTTCCTAACGTTCTTTCCGAGCGAATCCTCCTCATTGGTTGTGGTAAAGAGCGCGAGCTCGATGAGCGCCAGTACAAGCAGGTCATTCAGAAAACCATCAATACGCTGAATGACACCGGCTCAATGGAAGCGGTCTGCTTCCTGACCGAACTGCACGTCAAAGGCCGCAACAACTACTGGAAAGTACGTCAGGCTGTCGAAACGGCCAAAGAGACGCTGTACAGCTTTGATCAACTGAAGACCAACAAGAGCGAGCCGCGTCGCCCGCTGCGTAAAATGGTCTTCAACGTGCCGACCCGCCGCGAGCTGACCAGCGGCGAGCGTGCGATCCAACACGGTCTGGCGATTGCCGCCGGGATTAAAGCGGCGAAAGATCTCGGCAATATGCCGCCGAATATCTGTAATGCCGCCTACCTGGCCTCTCAGGCGCGCCAGTTGGCTGACAGCTACAGCAAGAACGTCATCACCCGCGTCATCGGCGAACAGCAGATGAAAGAGCTGGGTATGCACTCTTATCTGGCGGTCGGTCACGGTTCGCAGAACGAATCGCTGATGTCGGTTATCGAATACAAAGGCAACCCGTCCGAAGACGCGCGTCCGGTTGTGCTGGTCGGCAAAGGGCTGACCTTTGACTCCGGCGGCATCTCCATCAAGCCTGCCGAAGGCATGGACGAGATGAAGTACGATATGTGCGGCGCGGCGGCAGTGTACGGCGTGATGCGCATGGTCGCGGAACTTCAGTTGCCGATTAACGTCATCGGCGTGCTGGCAGGCTGCGAAAACATGCCTGGCGGGCGAGCGTATCGTCCGGGTGACGTGCTGACCACCATGTCCGGCCAGACGGTCGAAGTGCTGAACACCGATGCCGAAGGCCGCCTGGTACTGTGCGACGTGTTAACCTACGTTGAGCGTTTTGAGCCGGAAGCGGTGATTGACGTCGCGACCCTGACGGGCGCCTGCGTGATTGCGCTGGGCCATCACATCACCGGTCTGATGTCGAACCACAATCCGCTGGCGCATGAACTGATTAGCGCGTCCGAACAGGCGGGCGACCGCGCATGGCGCTTGCCGTTGGGCGATGAGTTCCAGGAACAGCTGGAGTCTAACTTTGCGGATATAGCGAACATCGGCGGCCGTCCTGGCGGCGCAATCACCGCCGGTTGCTTCCTGTCGCGCTTTACCCGTAAGTACAACTGGGCGCACCTGGACATCGCCGGCACCGCATGGCGTTCCGGCAAAGCGAAAGGCGCAACCGGTCGTCCGGTGGCGTTGCTGTCGCAGTTCCTGCTCAATCGCGCGGGTTTTAACGGCGAAGAGTAA
- the holC gene encoding DNA polymerase III subunit chi, with protein MKNATFYILDNDTTIDGLSAVEQLVCDIAAERWRSGKRVLIACEDEKQAIRLDEALWARPPESFVPHNLAGEGPRGGAPVEIAWPQKRNSSPRDILISLRTGFADFATAFTEVIDFVPYEETLKQLARERYKAYRVAGFNLNTATWK; from the coding sequence ATGAAGAATGCAACGTTCTATATTCTGGACAATGACACTACCATTGATGGCCTGAGCGCCGTTGAACAACTGGTGTGCGACATTGCCGCAGAACGTTGGCGCAGTGGTAAACGCGTGCTGATTGCCTGTGAAGACGAAAAACAGGCCATCCGTCTGGATGAAGCGCTGTGGGCAAGACCGCCGGAGAGTTTTGTCCCGCATAATCTGGCGGGAGAAGGTCCGCGCGGCGGCGCACCGGTGGAAATCGCCTGGCCGCAAAAACGCAACAGCAGCCCGCGTGATATTCTGATCAGCCTGCGTACTGGCTTTGCAGATTTTGCCACCGCTTTCACAGAAGTGATAGACTTTGTCCCTTACGAAGAAACTTTGAAACAACTGGCGCGCGAACGCTACAAAGCCTACCGCGTGGCTGGTTTTAACCTGAATACGGCAACCTGGAAATAA